The following is a genomic window from Helicobacter sp. NHP19-003.
CCCTTTTTCTTAGAGCTTTTAAGCCTCGAGCCCGAGAAAATAGACAGCCAGAGCCAAGCCCGCCTAGAGCAGTTACAAGTCTTAAGTGCCAAACACCAAATCATTTTCAGCGTCCCCCTTGTGTTTTTAAAAGAGCAAGGGCTGGTGAAACAAATCGCTTTCATCAGTCCACAGGACACGCAATTTTACAGCCAGCAAAGGCTAGTGAACTTTGAGCACTGGGGGGAGGCTAGCTTTTTTGCAAACGCCCAGCCTGCGTGCTTGAAAACCCCCCCGACTTTAGAGATTGAGGGGATCAAAATCGCTCCCCTCTTTGGGTATGAACTGCACTTTGATGGACTTTGGATGGCGTTGCAAGAGGTGGGGGTTGAGGTGGTGCTCATCAGCACCGCCAGCACCTTTGAGTCGTTTGAGCGGTGGCGGTGTGTCTTGCGCTCAAGGGCGTTTTGTAATTCTATGCTCGTGGCAAGGGCTAATCGCATCGGTATGGTGCGTAAAGACCAAAACATTCCGTGGCGTTTCTATGGCGATAGTTTGATCGCTCTGCCAAATGGCAACAT
Proteins encoded in this region:
- a CDS encoding carbon-nitrogen hydrolase family protein; translation: MHLFLLQMARFEWEFIQKSAKQMPANAVVVLPEYAATPFFLELLSLEPEKIDSQSQARLEQLQVLSAKHQIIFSVPLVFLKEQGLVKQIAFISPQDTQFYSQQRLVNFEHWGEASFFANAQPACLKTPPTLEIEGIKIAPLFGYELHFDGLWMALQEVGVEVVLISTASTFESFERWRCVLRSRAFCNSMLVARANRIGMVRKDQNIPWRFYGDSLIALPNGNIASSLEGDMGALHLEVHKAYLQAWAKEWDFRPPN